A window of Citrus sinensis cultivar Valencia sweet orange chromosome 7, DVS_A1.0, whole genome shotgun sequence contains these coding sequences:
- the LOC102612300 gene encoding uncharacterized protein LOC102612300 translates to DWYFWFPLYACACTVNLVNWAISSRTTICYAAIVALFLGALLFIKVVIEDFVSGIAGLCSLDLTERVVREKIGSGFVVISMILHLEAASENKQRKNKKISSFIDVVMAVLVGFSYGLPFIFFVVEKGQL, encoded by the exons GATTGGTACTTTTGGTTTCCACTCTATGCTTGTGCTTGCACTGTCAATCTGGTGAACTGGGCAATCTCGTCCAGAACAACAATCTGTTATGCTGCCATTGTAGCACTGTTTCTTGGAGCATTGTTGTTTATAAAAGTTGTAATTGAAGATTTCGTAAGTGGAATAGCTGGTCTCTGTTCATTAGATCTTACAGAAAGAGTAGTTAGAGAGAAAATTGGAAGTGGGTTTGTTGTTATTTCAATGATTTTGCATCTTGAAGCTGCATCTGAGAATAAGCaaagaaagaacaagaaaatttcaagttttattgACGTTG TGATGGCGGTTTTGGTAGGCTTCAGTTATGGACTCCCCTTCATCTTCTTTGTAGTTGAAAAAGGACAACTTTAA
- the LOC102623588 gene encoding BTB/POZ domain-containing protein At3g50780 yields the protein MAEIKLPRVEQGQTKIRNVPIAVTPEGFWCCPSPVVFQKTLKAQNPLNKPKSSSPPPKTTIQKKQNPLVEKKPTPTPLRPGFASDDPRSFGCDTPSVSAANAVPERTSRPKLENMPRKVAIEFGEPGTSNIKVVLLGKQGFCVKLSVHKNVLLENSSFFANKLSEEQFGLSCLEIDDCEDVESYVETVGLMYCKDMKQRLMKQSVSRVLRVLKVAELLGFSLCIKSCLEYLEAVPWVGEEEEEKVVSSVLRLQGEGVGVSPVLKRISSDVSNPPSDTLSHIMELVLKSNEERGRREMKSVVLKLLRENNSVPNNAGSADICSETIYTSCRSCLNSLVALFRQANEPEFADKSVHNKEPVVKQIVLEADNLSWLLEILAIRQAADEFALMWASQQELAALHSKIPVVTRYRISCITARLFVGIGRGELLPSKDTRQMLLQTWLQPLIDDYSWLQHGCRSFDRKVVEEGIGRTILTLPLEEQQSILLAWLGSFLKAGDNCPNLQRAFEVWWRRTFIRPYVDAQGNLVQSDSSMTSKE from the exons ATGGCTGAAATTAAGCTTCCAAGGGTAGAGCAAGGTCAAACCAAGATTAGAAATGTTCCAATTGCTGTGACACCTGAAGGTTTTTGGTGCTGCCCTTCTCCTGTTGTGTTTCAGAAGACCCTTAAAGCACAAAATCCACTAAACAAACCCAAATCCTCCTCACCGCCACCTAAAACTACTAtccaaaagaaacaaaatccaTTAGTTGAGAAAAAGCCAACACCCACTCCATTAAGACCAGGATTTGCTTCTGATGATCCACGAAGCTTTGGATGTGATACACCTAGCGTTAGCGCAGCAAATGCTGTTCCTGAGAGAACTTCAAGGCCTAAGTTAGAAAACATGCCTAGGAAGGTGGCAATTGAGTTTGGTGAACCTGGAACCAGCAACATAAAGGTGGTTTTGCTTGGAAAACAAGGCTTTTGCGTGAAGCTGAGCGTTCACAAGAATGTTCTTCTAGAGAACAGCAGTTTTTTCGCCAATAAGCTTTCTGAAGAGCAGTTTGGTTTGTCTTGTTTAGAAATTGATGATTGTGAGGATGTCGAAAGTTATGTCGAAACTGTGGGACTCATGTACTGCAAAGATATGAAGCAAAGGCTAATGAAGCAAAGTGTTTCTCGTGTACTACGTGTCCTCAAG GTTGCGGAACTACTTGGCTTCAGCTTGTGCATTAAGTCATGCTTGGAATATTTAGAAGCAGTTCCATGGGTTggggaagaggaagaagaaaaggtTGTCTCATCAGTCCTACGACTCCAAGGTGAGGGTGTTGGGGTCAGCCCGGTACTGAAACGAATCTCTTCTGATGTCTCAAATCCACCTAGTGATACACTATCCCACATAATGGAACTGGTTCTGAAAAGCAATGAGGAGAGAGGGCGACGGGAAATGAAATCTGTGGTACTGAAACTCCTAAGGGAAAATAACAGTGTACCAAACAATGCAGGTTCAGCTGACATCTGCAGTGAAACTATCTATACATCATGCAGAAGCTGCTTGAATTCGCTGGTGGCTCTATTTAGGCAAGCTAATGAACCAGAGTTTGCTGATAAATCCGTACACAATAAGGAGCCTGTGGTGAAGCAAATAGTTCTAGAGGCTGATAACCTCTCATGGTTGCTTGAGATTTTAGCGATCAGGCAAGCAGCAGATGAATTTGCTCTAATGTGGGCTAGTCAGCAAGAGTTGGCTGCCCTACATTCAAAAATTCCTGTAGTGACTCGTTACCGTATTAGCTGCATTACAGCGAGGCTATTTGTTGGAATTGGAAGAGGGGAGCTGCTACCGTCAAAGGATACTCGTCAGATGTTGTTACAAACCTGGTTACAGCCATTGATTGATGACTACAGCTGGTTGCAACACGGGTGTAGATCATTTGATCGGAAGGTTGTGGAGGAAGGAATTGGCAGGACGATTCTCACCCTGCCTCTAGAGGAACAACAGAGTATTCTGCTTGCTTGGTTGGGAAGTTTTTTGAAGGCAGGTGACAATTGCCCGAATCTTCAGAGAGCCTTTGAAGTCTGGTGGCGGAGGACTTTCATCAGACCTTATGTTGATGCTCAAGGTAATTTAGTCCAGTCAGACAGCTCAATGACGTCAAAGGAGTAG
- the LOC102623286 gene encoding BEL1-like homeodomain protein 4 — protein sequence MGIATPPTPAVVRIGDSHNNNPIPSIQSDKSNCTNSMSQDYHHQAGIFSFSNGFERSAVTHHQERQQHTAQQIRRDKLRVQGGYEQPPPPLVGIEEEDQSTELPVYDTAGMLSEMFNFPPGGGGGAASTDQLLDQPIQLQSSYRTPRPTPAADWYGGNRQGMLAIGGLGSLGDTKDHNDRDSLAQQHHHHHHHHHHQISGVNADSAAAMQLFLMNPQPRSPSPASAPHSTSSSTLHMLLPAPSAATSLQGFSVSGAAAAAAFGTNNNTSVISQPQLSWLPVPDSGAHHEGAAGNNNPNEIAGVVEGQGLSLSLSSSLQHLEAAKAEELRMGDGGLLYYNTQVGASSSGTIHHHQFNQFKNLGIHQQPLHLQTGAGQNHQVRVGYGSSLGVVNVLRNSKYAKAAQELLEEFCSVGRGQFKKSKFGKNNTNPSSSSGGGGGGAGCGGSSSSTKDLAPLSAADRIEHQRRKVKLLSMLDEVDRRYNHYCEQMQMVVTSFDLVMGFGAAVPYTALAQKAMSRHFRCLKDAIATQLKQSCELLGEKDVAGTSGITKGETPRLKLLEQSLRQQRAFHQMGMMEQEAWRPQRGLPERSVNILRSWLFEHFLHPYPSDADKHLLARQTGLSRNQVSNWFINARVRLWKPMVEEMYQQEAKEAEESQEREINQSNGNNNNGIAQTPTPSTTTTAAAAASSTTITPTGKRSEINEPESSPSLIAINRQCFSETHAKQSGASSTNIITPNNSTDHEVAPPISPSFPVTHIVDDTCRRGSVMATDHNYGTTAGIAAADHIAAGSTLISFGTTAGDVSLTLGLHHAGNMPDHTSSFSVRDFGDC from the exons ATGGGAATAGCAACGCCGCCAACGCCAGCAGTTGTACGAATTGGAGATTCTCATAATAACAATCCAATTCCTTCAATTCAATCAGACAAGTCAAATTGTACGAATTCTATGTCCCAAGATTACCACCACCAAGCAGGCATCTTTAGCTTCTCGAATGGCTTCGAGAGATCAGCCGTGACACACCATCAAGAACGGCAGCAACATACAGCACAGCAGATCCGGAGAGACAAACTAAGAGTTCAAGGCGGGTACGAGCAACCACCTCCACCATTGGTTGGTATTGAAGAGGAAGATCAATCCACTGAGCTGCCTGTCTACGACACAGCCGGCATGTTATCAGAAATGTTCAATTTTCCTCCCGGTGGAGGAGGAGGAGCTGCCTCCACTGATCAATTGTTAGACCAACCGATACAGTTACAGTCGAGTTACCGAACTCCACGGCCAACGCCGGCAGCTGACTGGTACGGGGGTAACAGACAAGGTATGCTGGCTATTGGGGGTTTGGGTTCATTAGGTGATACAAAGGATCATAACGACCGTGACAGTTTAGCTCAACAacatcaccaccaccaccaccaccatcatcatcagatATCAGGCGTTAATGCAGACTCAGCAGCAGCCATGCAGCTCTTTTTGATGAATCCACAGCCAAGGTCACCATCCCCAGCCTCAGCACCTCATTCAACTTCTTCCTCTACACTTCACATGTTGTTGCCAGCCCCGTCCGCTGCTACTTCTCTTCAAGGGTTTAGTGTGTCAGGagcagctgctgctgctgcttttggcactaataataatactagTGTGATCTCTCAACCACAACTGTCATGGCTTCCTGTTCCTGATAGCGGCGCCCATCATGAAGGAGCGGCAGGCAACAATAACCCAAATGAAATTGCTGGAGTTGTGGAGGGTCAAGGCCTTTCActttcattatcatcatctttaCAACACTTGGAGGCAGCAAAAGCAGAAGAGTTAAGGATGGGAGATGGTGGGTTATTGTATTATAACACTCAAGTAGGTGCTTCTTCTTCTGGTActattcatcatcatcagtttAATCAGTTCAAGAATTTGGGTATTCATCAACAGCCACTGCACTTGCAAACCGGAGCAGGTCAAAACCATCAAGTTCGTGTTGGGTATGGGTCTTCTTTAGGAGTTGTGAACGTTTTAAGAAATTCGAAGTATGCTAAAGCCGCCCAAGAATTGTTAGAAGAATTTTGTAGTGTTGGAAGGGGTCAGTTCAAGAAGAGCAAATTCGGTAAGAACAACACAAACCCTAGTTCTAGTAGTGGCGGCGGCGGAGGCGGTGCCGGCTGCGGCGGTTCTTCTTCGTCAACAAAAGATCTCGCTCCTTTATCAGCCGCCGATAGAATTGAGCATCAACGAAGGAAGGTCAAACTATTATCCATGCTTGATGAG GTGGATCGAAGATACAACCATTATTGTGAACAAATGCAAATGGTAGTGACCTCATTCGATCTAGTGATGGGCTTTGGGGCAGCAGTTCCATACACAGCCCTGGCCCAGAAGGCAATGTCTCGGCATTTTCGTTGTCTAAAAGATGCAATAGCGACACAATTGAAGCAAAGTTGTGAGCTACTCGGAGAAAAAGATGTTGCAGGGACATCAGGCATAACTAAAGGAGAGACCCCTAGGCTTAAATTGCTTGAGCAAAGCCTAAGGCAACAAAGAGCCTTTCACCAAATGGGTATGATGGAACAAGAAGCTTGGAGACCGCAAAGAGGCTTGCCTGAAAGATCTGTCAACATTTTGAGATCCTGGCTTTTTGAGCATTTTCTTCACCC GTACCCAAGCGATGCTGATAAGCATTTGTTGGCTCGCCAGACTGGTCTATCAAGAAATCAg GTTTCAAATTGGTTCATAAATGCAAGGGTTCGATTGTGGAAACCCATGGTTGAGGAGATGTATCAACAGGAGGCTAAAGAAGCAGAAGAATCgcaagagagagaaataaacCAAAGCAAtggcaacaacaacaatgggATTGCACAAACTCCAACGccttcaacaacaacaacagcagcagctGCCGCATCATCTACAACAATTACACCGACAGGCAAAAGATCCGAAATCAATGAGCCAGAAAGCAGCCCTTCGCTTATTGCAATCAATAGACAATGCTTCTCGGAAACCCATGCGAAACAGTCTGGTGCTTCCTCCACCAATATTATTACCCCCAACAACAGCACTGACCATGAGGTGGCGCCTCCCATTTCGCCATCTTTTCCGGTGACTCACATCGTTGATGACACTTGTCGACGTGGCAGTGTGATGGCAACTGATCATAATTATGGGACCACCGCTGGTATTGCTGCTGCTGATCACATAGCTGCAGGTTCTACTCTTATAAGTTTTGGGACCACGGCCGGTGACGTGTCGCTCACTCTAGGGTTACACCATGCTGGAAACATGCCTGACCACACCTCTTCTTTCTCAGTTAGAGATTTTGGGGactgttga